The following proteins are encoded in a genomic region of Nycticebus coucang isolate mNycCou1 chromosome 17, mNycCou1.pri, whole genome shotgun sequence:
- the CCDC112 gene encoding coiled-coil domain-containing protein 112, with the protein MAALTTVVVAAAATAVAGAVAGAGAGAATGTGVGAAPASQQVAKIVFGLLLYHFTMVILRREVFPPRVWIRITCGAVSKSDGCFSTSGGIRSFQLQNWKQKVSRTKKAEFIRTAEKLRNQVTNIEKDKHSHFYNQKSDFRIEHSMLEELENKLINSRKTERAKIQQQLAKIHNNVKKLQHQLKDVKPTPDFVEKLREMMEEIENAINTFKEEQRLIYEELIKEEKTTNNELSAISRKIDSWALGNSETEKAFRAISSKVPVDKVASSTLPEEILDFEKFLQQTGRQGGWDDYDHQNFVKVRNKHKGKPTFMEEVLEHLPGRTQDEVQQHEKWYQKFLALEERKKESIQNWKSKKQQKREEIFKLKKKADNLPLPFHNKQENNQKQKEEQRKKQKLAIEAWKKQRSIEMSMKCTSRLKEEEERERKQQKERQRQFKLKLLLESYTQQKKEQEEFLRLEKEIREKAKKAEKRKTADEISRFQERDLHKLELKILDRQAKEDEKAEKQKRLAKLKEKVENKVSRDPSRLYKPTKGWEERTKKIGPTGPGPLLHIPHRAVPTWRQGI; encoded by the exons ATGGCCGCCTTGACGACCGTTGTGGTGGCGGCGGCGGCCACCGCGGTCGCCGGGGCTgtggcgggggcgggggcgggcgcTGCCACCGGGACGGGCGTGGGAGCGGCGCCAGCGTCGCAACAG GTTGCTAAAATTGTTTTTGGTCTATTGCTTTATCACTTCACTATGGTGATTCTCAGACGTGAAGTTTTTCCTCCTAGGGTTTGGATCAGAATCACCTGTGGAGCTGTTTCAAAG AGTGATGGCTGTTTTAGTACTTCAGGTGGAATTCGTTCTTTTCAGCTTCAAAATTGGAAGCAGAAAGTTAGTCGGACTAAGAAAGCAGAATTCATACGCACAGCAGAAAAGTTGAGAAATCA AGTTACTAACatagaaaaagataaacacaGTCAtttctacaaccaaaaaagtgaCTTCAGAATTGAGCATAGTATGCTGGAAGAATTGGAAAATAAATTGATTAACAGCAGGAAAACAGAAA GAGCAAAAATCCAGCAACAGTTGGCCAAAATACATAATAATGTAAAGAAACTTCAGCATCAATTAAAAGATGTGAAGCCTACACCTGACT ttgTTGAGAAGCTGAGAGAAATGatggaagaaattgaaaatgCAATTAACACTTTTAAAGAAGAGCAGAGGTTGAT atatgaAGAGCttattaaagaagagaaaacaactAACAATGAGCTGAGTGCCATATCAAGAAAAATTGACTCGTGGGCTTTGGGTAATTCAGAAACTGAAAAAGCTTTCAGAGCAATCTCAAGCAAAGTTCCTGTAGACAAAGTAGCATCAAGTACCCTTCCAGAAGAAATACTAGATTTTGAAAAATTCCTTCAACAAACAGGGCGACAAGGGGGCTGGGATGATTATGACCACCAGAACTTTGTAAAGGTGAGAAACAAACATAAAGGGAAGCCGACATTTATGGAAGAAGTTCTAGAACACCTTCCTGGAAGAACACAAGATGAAGTTCAACAGCATGAGAAATGGTATCAGAAATTTCTAGctctagaagaaagaaaaaaagag tcaattcagaattggaaaagtaaaaagcagcaaaaaagggaagaaattttCAAGTTAAAGAAAAAGGCAGACAACCTACCTTTGCCTTTtcataataaacaagaaaataatcaaaagcaaaaagaggagcaaagaaagaaacagaaactggCAATCGAAGCTtggaaaaaacagagaagtatagAAATGTCCATGAAATGCACTTCCCGgttaaaagaagaggaagagagagagagaaaacagcagaAAGAGCGCCAACGCCAGTTTAAACTAAAATTATTGCTAGAAAGTTATACCCAGCAGAAGAAGGAACAGGAGGAATTTTTGAGACTTGAAAAGGAGATAAGAGAAAAAgccaaaaaggcagaaaaaaggaaaactgcagaTGAAATTTCCAGGTTTCAAGAAAGA gatTTACATAAACTTGAATTGAAAATTCTAGACAGACAGGCAAAGGAAGatgaaaaggcagaaaaacaaaaaagactggcaaaattaaaagaaaag GTTGAAAACAAAGTTAGTAGAGACCCTTCTAGGCTTTACAAACCTACCAAAGGTTGGGAAGAACGAACCAAAAAAATAGGACCAACAGGCCCTGGGCCACTTCTACACATCCCacatag ggCTGTTCCAACCTGGAGACAAGGAATATAG